From Streptomyces asiaticus, one genomic window encodes:
- a CDS encoding DUF742 domain-containing protein — translation MTAPGEQEPESAQLVRPYVITNGRGLPENDQFNLITLVTASEERPPSHLDPEKRGLLELCSGGYLSVAEIAGHMGLPIGIVKVLLSDLSTDGYLITRAPAPPAQLVDVSLLQEVLDGLQARFG, via the coding sequence ATGACGGCGCCAGGCGAGCAGGAGCCCGAATCCGCTCAGTTAGTGCGACCGTACGTCATCACCAACGGTCGAGGGCTGCCGGAGAACGACCAGTTCAACTTGATCACGCTGGTCACCGCCTCCGAAGAGAGACCCCCCAGCCATCTCGACCCGGAGAAGCGCGGGCTCCTGGAGCTGTGCTCGGGTGGTTATCTCTCGGTCGCGGAGATAGCCGGACACATGGGACTTCCGATCGGCATCGTGAAGGTCCTGCTGTCCGATCTCTCCACGGACGGCTACCTCATCACCCGTGCACCCGCGCCTCCCGCGCAGCTTGTCGACGTTTCGCTCCTTCAGGAGGTGCTGGATGGGCTCCAGGCCCGTTTCGGATGA